In a genomic window of Vespula vulgaris chromosome 21, iyVesVulg1.1, whole genome shotgun sequence:
- the LOC127071431 gene encoding major facilitator superfamily domain-containing protein 6 isoform X1, protein MLVDLYREKIETMKINYVQLPVKLHYFFFMGAMGPILPFLPVYGKQLGVSPVVMGSVTAVLPILFLIAKPVFGFLVDHFYTWRKSIFVALLTITSGCYICIYFVPAIPNQISIDYNDISCSSLYDCEFYDAATSNCVKKENAMCRWICDNGNNSSFVEMNTEESSNAFCLIDVTKVSNCSINNNNNNNNCTRTSLILEDNYNLYISMTFWSFVLLMSLGNIGFNISNCISDAICFDVLGEGGQMGYGRQRVWGTVGFGISAFLAGYAVDLWSQGKTIKTYTPSFILVFIFTSIDLLCCTKLKLPIMSGSTSIMKDVYNLLKLKPIFIFLCFATLAGILDSFMIYFLFWYLEDLSKATGYMDKIKLIEGLIVAAQTLGGEVIFFSLSGKILKKIGYGYSFAFCLLCYSIRLALISFASTPWWVVLIEFFMQGPTYALCYTTIVAYASAVSPPGTSATVQGIVAGMDDGLGYAIGSLFGGILYKEMGGVITLQIFATIAILSSLIYVFLHIIYLKHKTPDTRGQGEWKSPEEANMECTVAEK, encoded by the exons ATGTTAG tagaTCTCTATAGGGAAAAGATTGAAACGATGAAGATAAATTACGTTCAGTTGCCTGTAAAACTACATTACTTCTTCTTCATGGGAG ctaTGGGTCCTATACTTCCTTTTTTACCGGTATATGGTAAACAACTTGGCGTTTCACCTGTAGTTATGGGTAGTGTTACCGCGGTACttccaattttatttctcattgcTAAACCAGTATTTGGATTCTTAGTGGATCATTTTTATACCTGGAGGAAATCGATTTTTGTTGCTTTATTAACGATAACAAGTGGttgttacatatgtatatattttgtaccGGCAATACCGAATcaaatttcaatcgattacAATGATATTTCGTGTTCGTCGTTATACGACTGCGAGTTTTAT GATGCAGCAACTTCGAATTgcgtaaagaaggaaaatgcaATGTGTCGTTGGATATGCGATAATGGAAATAATTCGTCTTTCGTAGAAATGAATACAGAAGAATCATCGAACGCGTTTTGTTTGATCGATGTAACAAAAGTCTCTAATtgttcaataaataataataataataataataattgtacaaGAACAAGTCTGATTTtagaagataattataatttatatatatctatgacaTTTTGGAGTTTTGTGCTTTTAATGTCGCTTGGTAACATAGGTTTCAACATATCGAATTGTATCAGCGATGCAATTTGTTTCGATGTATTAG gagAAGGTGGTCAAATGGGATATGGCAGACAACGTGTTTGGGGTACTGTAGGTTTTGGTATTTCTGCCTTTTTAGCTGGTTATGCCGTAGATTTATGGTCTCAGGGGAAAACTATAAAGACGTATACACCGTCTTTTatacttgtttttatttttacctcTATCGACTTGCTATGTTGTACGAAATTAAAG ttACCTATTATGTCAGGATCTACGAGCATCATGAAAGACGTTTATAATCTATTGAAGTTGAAAccaatattcatatttttatgcTTTGCCACACTCGCCGGTATTCTTGACAGCTTCatgatatactttttattttg GTACTTAGAGGATCTTTCAAAGGCTACAGGTTATATggacaaaattaaattaatagaagGACTGATAGTAGCGGCTCAAACGTTAGGAGGCgaagtaatattcttttcgttatctg ggaaaatattgaaaaaaattggataTGGATACAGTTTTGCGTTTTGTTTATTATGTTATTCTATACGACTCGCATTGATATCTTTCGCATCAACACCTTGGTGGGTCGTACTTATCGAGTTCTTTATGCAAGGCCCAACCTATGCACTTTGTTATACAACTATAGTTGCATATGCAAGCGCAGTGTCTCCTCCAGGAACATCGGCTACTGTTCAAGGAATTGTCGCTGGAATGGACGATGGTTTAG gtTACGCAATTGGTAGTTTATTTGGTGGAATTTTATACAAAGAAATGGGAGGTGTAATTACTTTGCAAATTTTTGCTACAATAGCCATATTGTCTTCGTTAATTTacgtatttttacatattatttatttaaaacacaAGACACCag ATACTCGAGGACAGGGTGAATGGAAGTCACCAGAGGAAGCAAATATGGAATGTACTGTTGctgaaaaataa
- the LOC127071431 gene encoding major facilitator superfamily domain-containing protein 6 isoform X2, whose protein sequence is MLDLYREKIETMKINYVQLPVKLHYFFFMGAMGPILPFLPVYGKQLGVSPVVMGSVTAVLPILFLIAKPVFGFLVDHFYTWRKSIFVALLTITSGCYICIYFVPAIPNQISIDYNDISCSSLYDCEFYDAATSNCVKKENAMCRWICDNGNNSSFVEMNTEESSNAFCLIDVTKVSNCSINNNNNNNNCTRTSLILEDNYNLYISMTFWSFVLLMSLGNIGFNISNCISDAICFDVLGEGGQMGYGRQRVWGTVGFGISAFLAGYAVDLWSQGKTIKTYTPSFILVFIFTSIDLLCCTKLKLPIMSGSTSIMKDVYNLLKLKPIFIFLCFATLAGILDSFMIYFLFWYLEDLSKATGYMDKIKLIEGLIVAAQTLGGEVIFFSLSGKILKKIGYGYSFAFCLLCYSIRLALISFASTPWWVVLIEFFMQGPTYALCYTTIVAYASAVSPPGTSATVQGIVAGMDDGLGYAIGSLFGGILYKEMGGVITLQIFATIAILSSLIYVFLHIIYLKHKTPDTRGQGEWKSPEEANMECTVAEK, encoded by the exons ATGTTAG aTCTCTATAGGGAAAAGATTGAAACGATGAAGATAAATTACGTTCAGTTGCCTGTAAAACTACATTACTTCTTCTTCATGGGAG ctaTGGGTCCTATACTTCCTTTTTTACCGGTATATGGTAAACAACTTGGCGTTTCACCTGTAGTTATGGGTAGTGTTACCGCGGTACttccaattttatttctcattgcTAAACCAGTATTTGGATTCTTAGTGGATCATTTTTATACCTGGAGGAAATCGATTTTTGTTGCTTTATTAACGATAACAAGTGGttgttacatatgtatatattttgtaccGGCAATACCGAATcaaatttcaatcgattacAATGATATTTCGTGTTCGTCGTTATACGACTGCGAGTTTTAT GATGCAGCAACTTCGAATTgcgtaaagaaggaaaatgcaATGTGTCGTTGGATATGCGATAATGGAAATAATTCGTCTTTCGTAGAAATGAATACAGAAGAATCATCGAACGCGTTTTGTTTGATCGATGTAACAAAAGTCTCTAATtgttcaataaataataataataataataataattgtacaaGAACAAGTCTGATTTtagaagataattataatttatatatatctatgacaTTTTGGAGTTTTGTGCTTTTAATGTCGCTTGGTAACATAGGTTTCAACATATCGAATTGTATCAGCGATGCAATTTGTTTCGATGTATTAG gagAAGGTGGTCAAATGGGATATGGCAGACAACGTGTTTGGGGTACTGTAGGTTTTGGTATTTCTGCCTTTTTAGCTGGTTATGCCGTAGATTTATGGTCTCAGGGGAAAACTATAAAGACGTATACACCGTCTTTTatacttgtttttatttttacctcTATCGACTTGCTATGTTGTACGAAATTAAAG ttACCTATTATGTCAGGATCTACGAGCATCATGAAAGACGTTTATAATCTATTGAAGTTGAAAccaatattcatatttttatgcTTTGCCACACTCGCCGGTATTCTTGACAGCTTCatgatatactttttattttg GTACTTAGAGGATCTTTCAAAGGCTACAGGTTATATggacaaaattaaattaatagaagGACTGATAGTAGCGGCTCAAACGTTAGGAGGCgaagtaatattcttttcgttatctg ggaaaatattgaaaaaaattggataTGGATACAGTTTTGCGTTTTGTTTATTATGTTATTCTATACGACTCGCATTGATATCTTTCGCATCAACACCTTGGTGGGTCGTACTTATCGAGTTCTTTATGCAAGGCCCAACCTATGCACTTTGTTATACAACTATAGTTGCATATGCAAGCGCAGTGTCTCCTCCAGGAACATCGGCTACTGTTCAAGGAATTGTCGCTGGAATGGACGATGGTTTAG gtTACGCAATTGGTAGTTTATTTGGTGGAATTTTATACAAAGAAATGGGAGGTGTAATTACTTTGCAAATTTTTGCTACAATAGCCATATTGTCTTCGTTAATTTacgtatttttacatattatttatttaaaacacaAGACACCag ATACTCGAGGACAGGGTGAATGGAAGTCACCAGAGGAAGCAAATATGGAATGTACTGTTGctgaaaaataa
- the LOC127071431 gene encoding major facilitator superfamily domain-containing protein 6 isoform X3, with translation MKINYVQLPVKLHYFFFMGAMGPILPFLPVYGKQLGVSPVVMGSVTAVLPILFLIAKPVFGFLVDHFYTWRKSIFVALLTITSGCYICIYFVPAIPNQISIDYNDISCSSLYDCEFYDAATSNCVKKENAMCRWICDNGNNSSFVEMNTEESSNAFCLIDVTKVSNCSINNNNNNNNCTRTSLILEDNYNLYISMTFWSFVLLMSLGNIGFNISNCISDAICFDVLGEGGQMGYGRQRVWGTVGFGISAFLAGYAVDLWSQGKTIKTYTPSFILVFIFTSIDLLCCTKLKLPIMSGSTSIMKDVYNLLKLKPIFIFLCFATLAGILDSFMIYFLFWYLEDLSKATGYMDKIKLIEGLIVAAQTLGGEVIFFSLSGKILKKIGYGYSFAFCLLCYSIRLALISFASTPWWVVLIEFFMQGPTYALCYTTIVAYASAVSPPGTSATVQGIVAGMDDGLGYAIGSLFGGILYKEMGGVITLQIFATIAILSSLIYVFLHIIYLKHKTPDTRGQGEWKSPEEANMECTVAEK, from the exons ATGAAGATAAATTACGTTCAGTTGCCTGTAAAACTACATTACTTCTTCTTCATGGGAG ctaTGGGTCCTATACTTCCTTTTTTACCGGTATATGGTAAACAACTTGGCGTTTCACCTGTAGTTATGGGTAGTGTTACCGCGGTACttccaattttatttctcattgcTAAACCAGTATTTGGATTCTTAGTGGATCATTTTTATACCTGGAGGAAATCGATTTTTGTTGCTTTATTAACGATAACAAGTGGttgttacatatgtatatattttgtaccGGCAATACCGAATcaaatttcaatcgattacAATGATATTTCGTGTTCGTCGTTATACGACTGCGAGTTTTAT GATGCAGCAACTTCGAATTgcgtaaagaaggaaaatgcaATGTGTCGTTGGATATGCGATAATGGAAATAATTCGTCTTTCGTAGAAATGAATACAGAAGAATCATCGAACGCGTTTTGTTTGATCGATGTAACAAAAGTCTCTAATtgttcaataaataataataataataataataattgtacaaGAACAAGTCTGATTTtagaagataattataatttatatatatctatgacaTTTTGGAGTTTTGTGCTTTTAATGTCGCTTGGTAACATAGGTTTCAACATATCGAATTGTATCAGCGATGCAATTTGTTTCGATGTATTAG gagAAGGTGGTCAAATGGGATATGGCAGACAACGTGTTTGGGGTACTGTAGGTTTTGGTATTTCTGCCTTTTTAGCTGGTTATGCCGTAGATTTATGGTCTCAGGGGAAAACTATAAAGACGTATACACCGTCTTTTatacttgtttttatttttacctcTATCGACTTGCTATGTTGTACGAAATTAAAG ttACCTATTATGTCAGGATCTACGAGCATCATGAAAGACGTTTATAATCTATTGAAGTTGAAAccaatattcatatttttatgcTTTGCCACACTCGCCGGTATTCTTGACAGCTTCatgatatactttttattttg GTACTTAGAGGATCTTTCAAAGGCTACAGGTTATATggacaaaattaaattaatagaagGACTGATAGTAGCGGCTCAAACGTTAGGAGGCgaagtaatattcttttcgttatctg ggaaaatattgaaaaaaattggataTGGATACAGTTTTGCGTTTTGTTTATTATGTTATTCTATACGACTCGCATTGATATCTTTCGCATCAACACCTTGGTGGGTCGTACTTATCGAGTTCTTTATGCAAGGCCCAACCTATGCACTTTGTTATACAACTATAGTTGCATATGCAAGCGCAGTGTCTCCTCCAGGAACATCGGCTACTGTTCAAGGAATTGTCGCTGGAATGGACGATGGTTTAG gtTACGCAATTGGTAGTTTATTTGGTGGAATTTTATACAAAGAAATGGGAGGTGTAATTACTTTGCAAATTTTTGCTACAATAGCCATATTGTCTTCGTTAATTTacgtatttttacatattatttatttaaaacacaAGACACCag ATACTCGAGGACAGGGTGAATGGAAGTCACCAGAGGAAGCAAATATGGAATGTACTGTTGctgaaaaataa
- the LOC127071199 gene encoding F-box/WD repeat-containing protein 4 encodes MTGVWRLDSLPSDVLILIFNYCHAFDLVRLSEVCTRFYDIIHDDTLWKKRSNQPLVTNQASAKFRERCNPLLCLRKKWHVSHNWQYGRYKKKFIFSQKAKLMPWLQLTDDILWWSGGDRLCGFRRSEPLRGTVLVFNENDIGSDICKFVVKDEYIVSGHRDGSLKFWTKAKRGDDHICFSIDRAHSSDVNAVDKIGQIIVSGAGDGIVKVWKLPNRRYTEPALASINVRDRIWSVVADPTGLKFAVGSSGNGDGPPLNIFDIECCSISDLVKHNWRRGAGILDMVWDNPHTLLTCGYDTYIRKWDMRCGMCVSSWADPTSATLYCISSDYQHTLVSGTQFNCKAVLWDQRQKHYIQLYFMNLRMSSPIYSISFDSCHLYGATDQHLAELTFSGYSYEEINYREMLTYEFVHV; translated from the exons ATGACAGGTGTTTGGCGCTTGGACAGTTTACCGTCCGATGTTCTgatcttaatttttaattattgtcatGCCTTCGATTTGGTTCGACTCAGTGAAGTTTGTACACGATTTTATGATATCATACACGATGATACTCTTTGGAAAAAGAGGAGTAATCAACCGCTCGTGACGAATCAAGCTTCAGCGAAATTTCGTGAAAG ATGTAATCCGTTATTATGCCTCCGTAAAAAGTGGCATGTTTCCCACAACTGGCAGTATGGacgttataagaaaaaattcattttttcacAAAAAGCAAAGCTGATGCCATGGTTACAATTAACCGATGATATATTATGGTGGAGCGGAGGTGATAGACTTTGTGGTTTTAGACGGAGTGAGCCTCTTAGAGGAACTGTACttgtttttaatgaaaatgatatcgGAAGCGATATTTGCAAATTTGTTGTAAAAGATGAATATATTGTATCTGGACATAG AGATGGTAGTTTGAAATTTTGGACTAAGGCAAAACGAGGAGATGATCATATTTGCTTCAGTATAGATAGGGCACACTCATCTGATGTGAATGCTGTAGATAAAATTGGTCAAATTATTGTATCAGGTGCTGGAGATGGAATAGTAAAA GTTTGGAAATTACCCAATAGAAGATACACCGAACCAGCTTTGGCAAGTATAAACGTGAGAGATAGGATATGGTCTGTCGTAGCTGACCCAACAGGATTAAAATTTGCCGTAGGTTCATCTGGAAATGGTGATGGACCACCTCTAAACATATTTGATATTGAATG TTGCAGTATATCAGATTTAGTAAAACACAATTGGAGACGAGGAGCAGGAATATTAGACATGGTTTGGGATAATCCACATACTCTGCTTACATGTGGATATGATacttatattagaaaatggGATATGAg ATGTGGAATGTGTGTATCTTCATGGGCTGATCCTACAAGTGCAACATTGTATTGTATTTCTTCAGATTATCAGCATACTTTAGTTTCCGGAACACAATTTAACTGTAAAGCTGTTTTATGGGATCAAAGACAGAAACACTATATACAG ctttACTTCATGAACTTACGAATGTCAAGTCCTATTTATAGTATCAGTTTTGATAGTTGTCATCTTTATGGTGCAACAGATCAACACTTAGCTGAACTCACATTCTCAGGATATTCTTATGAGGAAATTAATTACAGAGAAATGTTGACATATGAATTTGTTCATGTTTAG